A single Clostridia bacterium DNA region contains:
- a CDS encoding YitT family protein encodes MKKIARIVLFLFLGAFIGAYSFNNVLLPSNLIAGGLGGIATVINRWNSINIQIILAVLCLPILIWAYITYGFKQIIYAFTCFTLFTILLGIVKVFPALNVDVVLAALLSGVLFGISGGIVLRLGVANGPEALLGIYVKNKYGITLGVFFTVLNTVIVSSSLLLPNATLNSILYSLVSIYVSGKVTDFIVAGFRRDYEVTIISDKYADITAFIHKDLKRGATYIKGLGSYNNQEKMLIKTLVSNSELIALKEYVKKVDPICFMYINESIGVVGEGFETMMPV; translated from the coding sequence ATGAAGAAAATTGCAAGAATAGTTCTGTTTCTATTTCTAGGAGCATTTATAGGGGCATATTCTTTCAACAATGTGCTTCTGCCCAGCAATTTAATAGCTGGAGGTCTCGGTGGCATTGCTACTGTAATCAACAGGTGGAACTCAATAAATATACAGATAATATTGGCAGTATTGTGTCTTCCCATATTGATATGGGCATATATTACATATGGTTTTAAACAAATAATATACGCATTTACTTGCTTTACGTTGTTTACAATACTGCTTGGAATTGTTAAAGTATTTCCGGCGCTCAATGTTGATGTGGTTCTGGCTGCACTTCTTTCAGGCGTGTTATTTGGAATATCCGGGGGGATAGTACTGCGCTTGGGAGTGGCAAATGGCCCTGAAGCCCTGTTAGGAATTTATGTGAAGAATAAATATGGTATTACCTTGGGGGTATTTTTCACAGTACTAAACACCGTCATTGTTTCATCCTCATTGCTTCTTCCAAATGCTACACTGAACAGCATATTATACTCGCTGGTATCAATTTATGTTAGTGGCAAAGTTACTGATTTCATTGTAGCAGGTTTTAGGCGGGATTATGAAGTAACCATTATATCGGATAAGTACGCGGATATAACTGCATTTATACATAAGGACTTGAAGCGGGGAGCTACTTATATAAAAGGGCTCGGTTCATATAATAATCAGGAAAAGATGCTTATCAAGACTCTTGTCAGCAACTCTGAACTGATTGCTCTCAAAGAATATGTGAAAAAAGTAGACCCAATATGTTTCATGTACATAAATGAAAGTATAGGAGTAGTGGGAGAAGGCTTTGAAACAATGATGCCAGTCTAG
- a CDS encoding MFS transporter — MTTYFLMIIYMAFISLGLPDSLLGVAWPLIQSEYGSPFEAAGLVSMFIAGGTIVSSFAIGAVHKHLSTGKIALVSCLMTSLALLGFAFSPALIWLLLFAIPLGLGAGSVDAALNNYVAIHYKAHHMSWLHCFWGIGATMGPIIMSRFIAEQNSWRGGYFTVSMIQLALAALLFFTLPLWNRMAAEVHKSPVDLKADQKLQAVSSHKTVGKTNSLNIKGVKLSLVSFLFYCGVESTMGLWGSSFLINVKELSASSAAQWVSLYYGGITVGRLITGFITLKISNRVLIRTGQTVALAGVLLLLFPLPNSFSLIGFIMIGLGCAPIFPCMLHETPARFGKENSQAIMGYQMALAYTGSTFLPPILGFIAARTTIGLLPFFVLSYIIIMFISSEKINRVMIYHSQ, encoded by the coding sequence ATGACAACATATTTTTTAATGATAATATATATGGCATTTATCAGCTTAGGGCTGCCTGATTCCTTATTAGGAGTAGCTTGGCCGCTTATACAATCAGAGTATGGGTCCCCATTTGAAGCTGCGGGTTTGGTTTCCATGTTTATAGCAGGCGGTACGATTGTCTCAAGCTTTGCAATCGGAGCTGTCCATAAGCATTTGAGTACCGGCAAAATAGCATTAGTCAGCTGCCTAATGACATCACTAGCTCTATTGGGTTTTGCTTTTTCCCCAGCTCTAATTTGGCTTCTTCTATTTGCAATACCTCTTGGCTTGGGAGCTGGATCTGTTGATGCAGCATTGAATAACTATGTTGCTATCCATTACAAAGCACATCATATGAGTTGGCTGCATTGTTTTTGGGGGATTGGAGCCACCATGGGACCTATTATTATGTCCCGGTTTATTGCAGAGCAAAATTCTTGGAGAGGCGGATATTTTACTGTTTCTATGATTCAGCTTGCCTTGGCCGCCCTACTCTTTTTTACCCTCCCATTATGGAACCGCATGGCAGCTGAAGTTCACAAAAGCCCTGTGGACCTAAAGGCAGATCAGAAATTACAAGCTGTTTCCTCCCATAAAACAGTAGGGAAAACAAATTCTTTGAATATTAAGGGTGTTAAGCTTTCACTTGTTTCTTTCTTGTTTTATTGTGGTGTAGAAAGCACTATGGGTTTGTGGGGCAGCAGTTTTCTTATAAACGTTAAAGAATTGTCTGCATCATCAGCAGCACAATGGGTGTCTTTATATTACGGTGGAATTACAGTAGGTAGGCTGATAACGGGATTTATTACCTTAAAAATCAGTAATAGGGTTCTGATTCGTACTGGACAAACCGTAGCATTGGCTGGAGTCTTGCTCCTTTTGTTTCCTTTGCCTAACAGCTTTTCACTTATAGGGTTCATTATGATTGGGTTAGGATGCGCACCTATTTTCCCATGTATGCTGCATGAAACGCCTGCACGTTTTGGGAAAGAAAATTCTCAAGCAATTATGGGATATCAAATGGCTCTCGCTTACACAGGCAGCACTTTTTTGCCGCCCATTTTAGGATTTATTGCAGCTCGCACGACCATAGGACTTCTCCCATTTTTCGTTTTGTCATACATCATCATTATGTTTATCAGTTCTGAAAAAATAAATAGGGTAATGATTTACCATTCCCAATAA
- a CDS encoding response regulator, whose amino-acid sequence MYKLLIVDDETEILEGLKTIIDWENNGITLCGEACNGIEALEKIHQLSPDIVIMDIRMPLLDGLELLARVSQSNLPVKCIILSGYDDFYYAQKAINLKAANYLLKPCRPNDILEAVLKVKAELDEAKQQEALFHKYKQQFQYSMPNLTENTNKLVKTAIGFIYSNYSKDITLDFIAKKIYITPGYLSQLFKQETGVNFLDFLNQHRIEKAKEYLAGTFLKNYEIVDKIGFKDEKYFSQVFKRYTGLTPSQYRDSCKY is encoded by the coding sequence ATGTATAAGCTTTTGATAGTGGATGATGAAACGGAAATCCTTGAAGGCCTCAAAACCATTATAGATTGGGAGAATAACGGCATCACGCTGTGTGGGGAGGCCTGCAACGGAATAGAGGCTCTTGAGAAGATACATCAGCTGTCACCAGATATTGTGATTATGGACATCCGTATGCCTTTACTGGATGGACTGGAGCTTCTGGCAAGGGTCTCTCAAAGCAACCTTCCTGTCAAATGTATTATCCTAAGCGGTTACGACGATTTCTACTATGCACAGAAGGCAATCAATCTGAAAGCTGCCAACTATCTGTTGAAGCCATGCAGACCCAACGACATACTTGAAGCTGTCCTGAAGGTGAAAGCTGAGCTGGATGAAGCAAAGCAGCAGGAGGCATTATTCCATAAATACAAGCAGCAGTTTCAGTATAGTATGCCTAACTTAACAGAAAATACAAACAAGCTTGTCAAAACAGCTATAGGTTTTATCTATTCCAATTATTCGAAGGATATAACTTTGGATTTTATAGCTAAGAAAATCTATATTACTCCTGGTTATCTAAGCCAATTATTCAAGCAGGAGACCGGCGTCAATTTCCTGGACTTCCTCAATCAGCACAGGATTGAAAAAGCAAAGGAATATCTAGCCGGTACTTTCTTGAAGAATTATGAAATAGTCGACAAGATTGGTTTCAAGGACGAAAAATATTTCTCACAGGTCTTTAAACGGTATACTGGACTGACTCCATCGCAGTACAGAGACAGCTGCAAGTATTGA
- a CDS encoding sensor histidine kinase: MKILGKYLAKLHTGYMNLGFKYKALVIFNSIIILISIILGTYSYVTSSKMIQDNVTSTNVRDIEQITNSMDFLQKDIYDLSTFICINPTVQSFLRAKNNTQSKLVNNNLGSFNNLLASKDYISFIVIYNKNGDEYYISSDRSTGIKSYESVKQSKLYEKVHALKGAPVWVDLNAENQVFIVDNKAPKIAMVRALLDNNNFDPSGLLAICVNHDVLKSIYGSNSKISGNTMILDKDNRVITSSQPLDMSAADYETPNILSHMKNESGSAIFRTNGKKLLMVHNTMKQSGWKVVSITPIVLLLKDLNSILGLTVVVILVCIAIAFMFSAYTSSILTSPINQLLRSMEKVKNGNFKEKVDFKYNDEIGMLGAQYNDMIDNINNLIGKVYKLQIKEREAELKALQAQINPHFLYNTLDTIFWKAEKSKQKDISEMVYALSRLFRTTLNKGSEFILVREEKEFIEHYLLLQSSRFRERLTYEIDFDPLIQDYSIPKLIFQPFVENSIIHGMEAYDRTCHIKISGIFANDKMAFIIEDNGAGISQDTIGKLLDKTRNDEKGFPSKQGYAISNVDQRLALYYDGDYEINITGSTGEGTRVEIIIPKVYRAIG, from the coding sequence ATGAAAATATTAGGAAAGTACTTGGCTAAGCTGCATACAGGCTATATGAACCTTGGCTTCAAATACAAAGCCTTAGTGATATTCAACAGTATAATAATCCTTATTTCAATTATACTTGGAACATATTCCTATGTCACCTCATCAAAAATGATACAGGACAATGTGACCTCGACAAATGTGAGGGATATTGAGCAGATAACCAACAGTATGGACTTTTTGCAGAAGGACATTTACGATCTGTCTACCTTCATATGTATAAATCCCACTGTACAATCCTTTCTCCGGGCAAAAAACAATACGCAAAGCAAGCTGGTCAACAACAATCTGGGGTCATTCAATAATCTTCTCGCCTCCAAGGATTACATAAGCTTCATTGTTATTTACAATAAAAATGGAGATGAGTATTATATAAGCAGTGATAGAAGTACCGGTATAAAAAGCTATGAGTCAGTCAAACAAAGCAAGCTGTATGAAAAAGTTCATGCCCTGAAGGGGGCTCCTGTATGGGTTGACCTTAATGCTGAAAACCAGGTGTTTATTGTGGATAATAAGGCTCCTAAAATAGCGATGGTCAGAGCTTTGCTGGACAACAACAACTTCGATCCCTCAGGACTCTTGGCTATTTGTGTGAATCATGATGTGCTCAAAAGCATTTATGGCAGCAACAGCAAGATCTCCGGCAATACGATGATACTGGACAAGGATAACAGGGTCATTACGTCCAGCCAACCACTGGACATGAGTGCTGCAGATTATGAGACACCGAATATATTGTCACATATGAAAAATGAAAGCGGCAGTGCAATTTTCAGGACCAACGGCAAGAAGCTGCTCATGGTGCATAATACAATGAAACAAAGCGGCTGGAAGGTGGTTTCTATAACACCCATTGTTCTGCTGCTAAAGGACCTGAACTCCATATTAGGTCTGACCGTTGTTGTCATTCTGGTATGCATTGCCATCGCTTTCATGTTTTCTGCTTATACATCCTCAATATTGACTTCGCCTATTAATCAGTTGCTGAGGTCTATGGAAAAGGTTAAAAACGGTAATTTCAAAGAGAAGGTGGATTTCAAATACAACGATGAGATTGGTATGCTTGGGGCCCAATATAACGATATGATTGATAATATCAATAATCTGATTGGCAAGGTATACAAGCTTCAGATAAAGGAGCGGGAAGCTGAATTGAAAGCACTTCAAGCCCAGATAAATCCGCATTTTTTGTATAATACCCTCGATACGATATTCTGGAAAGCAGAGAAATCAAAGCAGAAGGACATTAGTGAAATGGTATATGCCTTGTCCCGGCTATTCCGTACAACCTTGAACAAAGGCAGTGAGTTTATACTTGTCAGGGAAGAGAAAGAATTCATTGAACACTATTTGCTGCTCCAAAGCAGCAGGTTCAGGGAAAGACTGACCTATGAAATCGACTTTGATCCGCTGATACAGGATTATTCAATTCCAAAGCTGATATTTCAACCCTTTGTTGAAAATTCTATTATACATGGAATGGAAGCCTATGATAGAACCTGTCATATAAAGATAAGCGGAATATTTGCAAATGATAAGATGGCATTCATAATTGAAGATAATGGCGCAGGAATAAGTCAAGATACTATCGGTAAGCTTTTGGACAAAACCCGAAATGATGAAAAGGGCTTTCCCTCAAAACAAGGATACGCTATCAGCAATGTTGATCAAAGATTGGCGCTATACTATGATGGTGATTATGAAATCAATATCACCGGCTCGACGGGAGAAGGAACAAGAGTTGAGATTATTATCCCTAAAGTGTACAGGGCAATAGGCTAA
- a CDS encoding TetR/AcrR family transcriptional regulator, producing MTSYSDMPSKERIMDAAIGLFSEKGFFETTVRELAERSNLKVSSLYSHYSGKDEILKAILDYYQKEMNKTSIPDGKLDEIISQYSLVDILLKGFDMILDTTSSPRINKIIKILVMEMYRNEAVQEFYQQWYLDENMSTMTKIFTILKEQGKISDVDTELLASMYNALINFYYHEYFILKLNNKDTHLLVEKIKNHIVLFVNLIKER from the coding sequence ATGACTTCATATTCAGATATGCCGTCTAAAGAGCGGATAATGGATGCAGCTATTGGACTTTTCTCTGAAAAAGGCTTTTTTGAAACCACTGTAAGGGAATTGGCTGAAAGAAGCAATTTGAAAGTCAGTTCACTTTACAGCCATTATTCTGGCAAGGATGAGATACTCAAAGCAATCCTTGATTATTATCAAAAGGAAATGAACAAAACAAGTATCCCGGATGGAAAACTTGACGAGATTATTAGTCAGTACTCTCTTGTGGACATACTTCTCAAAGGCTTTGATATGATACTTGATACAACATCATCACCAAGAATAAACAAGATTATTAAAATCCTCGTTATGGAGATGTATCGTAATGAAGCAGTTCAGGAGTTTTACCAGCAGTGGTATCTGGATGAGAATATGTCTACTATGACAAAGATTTTTACAATACTTAAAGAACAAGGGAAAATCAGCGATGTGGACACTGAACTTCTTGCATCGATGTATAATGCGTTGATTAATTTTTACTATCATGAATATTTTATTTTAAAGCTCAACAATAAAGATACTCACTTGCTGGTTGAAAAGATAAAAAATCATATTGTATTATTTGTAAATCTTATTAAGGAGAGATAA
- a CDS encoding fibronectin type III domain-containing protein encodes MKRTKVLIRCGAVLLIIFSMLCQTITASTAPDTQSPTAPKELTVTNRTFTAISLSWTGSYDNTKVKGYQVFRDGKKITTTAKTTYTNKDLIPGRKYTYAIKAYDAVGNVSPSSIALSTTTISDSQSPSAPGDLAAPSSTFTSISLTWESSTDNVGIKGYEVYRNEKKVASTSAAYYECKRLTPGTAYTFYIKAHDKAGNYSSQSNRVSANTVSDKAAPSQPSGLEASSVTVTEVNLTWSPSSDNVKVKGYDIFRDGVKIGTTSKTGYLNKSLIPGKSYTYMVRASDISGNLSGNSSPLKVTTSKDLQAPAAPAELKVTAVNGSSVSLAWTAATDNAKVAGYQIYCNGIVITTAVRTSRIVKSPFGLGLDVYWVKAFDQVGNLSGSSNTVTAITLPG; translated from the coding sequence ATGAAGAGAACAAAAGTCCTTATACGATGTGGTGCTGTATTGCTTATTATATTCTCAATGCTTTGCCAGACAATTACGGCTTCCACAGCACCCGATACCCAATCTCCCACGGCTCCGAAAGAATTAACTGTTACCAATAGAACCTTTACAGCTATTTCATTAAGTTGGACAGGCTCATATGACAACACAAAAGTAAAGGGCTATCAAGTGTTCAGGGACGGCAAGAAAATAACTACCACTGCAAAAACAACTTATACAAATAAGGATCTAATCCCAGGACGGAAATATACATATGCCATAAAGGCGTATGATGCTGTCGGGAATGTATCACCGAGCAGTATTGCCTTAAGCACAACAACGATAAGTGATTCACAGAGCCCTTCAGCTCCAGGAGACCTTGCAGCACCCTCTTCAACCTTTACTTCCATATCACTCACTTGGGAATCCTCAACAGATAATGTAGGTATCAAGGGTTATGAAGTATACCGCAACGAGAAAAAAGTCGCATCTACATCCGCTGCATACTATGAGTGCAAAAGGCTTACGCCGGGTACTGCTTATACCTTTTATATAAAAGCACATGATAAAGCAGGCAATTACTCTTCACAAAGCAATCGCGTTTCTGCCAATACTGTATCGGACAAAGCAGCACCATCTCAACCGAGCGGACTTGAAGCTTCCTCCGTTACTGTAACAGAAGTGAATCTGACATGGTCACCCTCTTCGGATAATGTTAAAGTTAAAGGCTATGATATCTTTCGTGATGGAGTTAAGATTGGCACAACAAGTAAAACAGGCTACCTCAACAAAAGCCTGATCCCTGGAAAAAGCTACACCTATATGGTAAGAGCCTCCGATATTTCCGGGAATCTATCAGGTAACAGCAGCCCGTTAAAAGTGACTACATCAAAAGATTTACAGGCACCTGCAGCTCCAGCCGAGCTTAAAGTAACCGCTGTCAATGGCTCATCCGTTTCTCTTGCATGGACGGCAGCCACTGATAACGCAAAAGTTGCAGGTTATCAAATCTATTGCAATGGCATTGTAATTACCACAGCAGTCAGAACCTCACGTATTGTAAAAAGTCCATTTGGACTAGGTCTTGATGTATACTGGGTAAAGGCCTTTGATCAAGTAGGCAACCTTTCGGGCAGCAGCAATACAGTAACTGCTATTACACTTCCCGGATAA
- a CDS encoding ketopantoate reductase family protein — protein sequence MKKIKNVSIIGLGAIGGSYAAKLCDTDSIDFTVIADSRRIEKYYLNKLTVNRKPYDFNFVQPDNDGDYADLILIAVKYHNLNQAIDSVRKRVGPETIIISLLNGIDSEEIIGEAFGIDKLLYASCVGIDAVRTDNDIRYTTFGKLYFGERLNQLHTERVERVKALFDEAQIPYFIPEDMLKAIWWKYMVNIGVNQASAVLGATYGVFHTIHEAHELLDAAMKEVIAVSAKAGVSLGEEDIAEVHKLLGTLSADGKTSMLQDIEAGRKTEVEMLSGALREMGKKHGVPTPVNDTLFRMIRTLEQMK from the coding sequence ATGAAAAAAATCAAGAATGTATCAATCATCGGTTTGGGAGCAATAGGCGGCAGCTATGCTGCAAAGCTTTGCGACACCGATTCTATAGATTTTACTGTTATTGCGGACAGCAGGCGAATTGAGAAATATTACTTAAACAAGCTGACTGTGAATAGGAAGCCCTATGACTTTAATTTTGTACAGCCGGATAATGATGGGGACTATGCGGATTTGATCCTTATAGCGGTCAAATATCACAACCTCAACCAAGCAATTGATTCGGTAAGAAAGCGTGTAGGGCCGGAGACCATTATTATATCTCTTTTAAATGGGATTGACAGTGAAGAAATAATAGGTGAAGCTTTTGGTATAGATAAGCTGCTGTATGCCTCATGTGTGGGCATTGATGCAGTCAGAACGGACAATGATATACGCTATACCACTTTTGGGAAACTTTATTTCGGAGAGCGGTTGAATCAGCTTCATACCGAAAGGGTGGAACGTGTTAAGGCTTTGTTTGATGAAGCGCAGATACCTTATTTTATCCCTGAAGATATGCTCAAGGCTATATGGTGGAAGTATATGGTGAATATCGGTGTTAATCAAGCTTCGGCAGTTCTTGGAGCAACCTATGGGGTATTCCATACTATTCATGAAGCCCATGAGCTTCTGGATGCAGCCATGAAGGAAGTAATTGCAGTTTCAGCAAAAGCAGGAGTCAGCCTTGGAGAAGAGGATATTGCAGAGGTACATAAGCTCTTAGGCACTCTTTCAGCTGATGGAAAGACCTCCATGCTGCAGGATATTGAGGCTGGAAGGAAAACAGAGGTTGAGATGCTATCTGGTGCATTGCGGGAAATGGGAAAAAAGCATGGAGTCCCGACGCCAGTAAATGACACTCTATTTAGAATGATAAGGACACTGGAACAAATGAAGTGA
- a CDS encoding SAM-dependent methyltransferase, producing MSEKEQANAGPSETALITASTRALAYYDEREEIRCGDKYAELFLTEDRKAAIKNPHTREWIRKSAMPPGLYEYIIARTAFIDDIFRNMLLKNISQIVILGAGYDSRALLFAENNNSTIIYELDAKPTQERKIKIIKENNFLIPDSVRYVPIDFESESLEKTLVEAGYNKNLKTLFIWEGVTFYLSEDAVNNVMASIRDNSPAESILCFDFQTYLEESKDLVKTEIPAEQIKFGIREGGITEFLNNRGFKIIQHSTSADMEKRYLTLKDGSIAGSISPKMNLVSCYKV from the coding sequence ATGAGTGAAAAAGAACAGGCTAATGCTGGCCCATCAGAAACTGCCTTAATAACTGCTTCAACAAGGGCACTTGCATATTATGATGAAAGGGAAGAAATCAGGTGTGGTGATAAATATGCAGAATTGTTCCTGACTGAGGATAGAAAAGCTGCAATTAAAAATCCACATACCAGGGAATGGATAAGGAAAAGTGCCATGCCGCCGGGATTATATGAATACATTATTGCAAGGACAGCATTTATTGACGACATTTTTAGAAATATGCTTCTTAAGAACATATCACAAATTGTAATTCTGGGCGCAGGGTATGACAGCAGGGCATTATTATTTGCAGAGAATAATAATTCTACAATTATATATGAGCTTGATGCCAAGCCAACCCAGGAAAGAAAGATCAAAATAATAAAAGAAAACAATTTCCTTATACCAGATAGTGTAAGGTATGTACCTATAGACTTTGAGAGCGAAAGCCTTGAAAAAACGCTTGTGGAAGCTGGTTATAATAAGAATTTAAAAACCCTATTTATCTGGGAAGGTGTGACATTCTATTTATCAGAGGATGCAGTAAATAATGTAATGGCATCTATCCGGGATAATTCACCGGCTGAAAGTATATTGTGCTTTGACTTTCAGACATACCTGGAAGAAAGTAAAGACCTCGTAAAAACGGAAATACCAGCTGAACAGATAAAGTTTGGAATTAGAGAAGGGGGTATTACAGAGTTTTTGAACAATAGAGGTTTTAAAATCATTCAGCACAGTACTTCAGCAGATATGGAAAAAAGATATCTTACATTAAAGGATGGAAGTATTGCAGGCAGCATTTCTCCAAAAATGAATCTTGTAAGCTGCTATAAAGTATAA
- a CDS encoding ROK family protein produces MKDISGNALIIKEININLVRKALKSKGVATKQQISKETGLSLVTVGTVLQRLVDQHEVFESELSPSSGGRPAQQYRYNDDFAHALIIFPYESDENIIIRSTIVNLSGQCINTADSQVEVIDLKTFERIIEPLYNTYPSIQAIGFGHPGVEESGKIIVSDYKMLIGTTFTEHFSRLYQVPVIIENDVNAAVIGFADQKKLPHNSILVYLYFPDQHPPGAGILINGELFKGMRGFAGEVSNIPLDLVWDDELYSSFDILCKAITKLIMTVCAILNPDKIILNGNFLSENHIATISQNCNTELPQNIIPVIQLSDSFVADYQTGLIVQTLKQLETDIKITSKKHLEA; encoded by the coding sequence ATGAAGGACATTAGTGGAAATGCCCTTATTATTAAAGAAATAAATATAAACCTTGTACGAAAAGCCTTAAAATCAAAAGGAGTTGCTACCAAGCAGCAAATTTCAAAGGAAACAGGCTTAAGTCTTGTTACTGTCGGAACAGTTTTACAACGCTTAGTAGACCAACATGAAGTATTTGAGTCAGAGCTGTCCCCTTCCAGTGGTGGAAGGCCGGCACAACAGTATCGCTATAATGATGATTTTGCTCATGCCCTAATAATATTTCCATATGAGTCAGATGAAAATATTATTATCCGAAGTACTATTGTTAACTTATCCGGCCAGTGTATAAATACGGCAGATTCTCAAGTAGAAGTCATTGATTTGAAAACCTTTGAAAGAATAATCGAACCGTTGTATAACACTTATCCCTCAATCCAAGCGATTGGATTTGGACACCCCGGTGTAGAGGAAAGTGGAAAAATAATTGTATCTGACTATAAAATGCTGATAGGCACTACTTTCACAGAGCATTTTAGCAGACTCTACCAAGTACCCGTAATCATTGAGAACGATGTGAATGCTGCTGTAATTGGATTTGCAGATCAAAAGAAACTCCCCCATAATAGCATACTGGTCTACTTATATTTCCCTGACCAACATCCGCCTGGAGCTGGCATTCTAATTAATGGTGAACTGTTTAAAGGTATGAGAGGTTTTGCAGGGGAGGTTAGCAATATTCCATTGGATCTAGTATGGGATGACGAATTATACTCTTCCTTTGATATATTGTGCAAAGCAATAACTAAGCTTATTATGACAGTTTGTGCTATTCTCAATCCTGACAAAATCATCTTGAATGGTAATTTTTTAAGTGAAAACCATATAGCAACCATATCACAAAATTGTAATACTGAGCTTCCACAAAACATCATTCCGGTTATTCAACTTTCTGATAGTTTTGTAGCAGACTATCAAACGGGACTTATTGTGCAGACTTTGAAGCAGTTAGAGACTGACATTAAAATAACAAGTAAAAAACACTTGGAGGCATAG
- a CDS encoding serine hydrolase: MQRNYWPTTEWQAVDPATLRMDSGKLSELEPMIKSEYSNINGIVVVRNGYIAYERYYNGYGPDDTYHVASVTKSIISALIGIAIDARYIKNVDQKVLDFFPEYVPDAADRQKREITIRHLLTMTAPYPFEDWHEPLDKMCMQPDWVKYTLDMLGQKGSIGAFKYSTAGAHLLSAIITRSTGKSAREFANERLFKPIGMKEIPDHEMKSFGFEDLFGKNVKGWVKDPNSNSTGGWGLTLIPRDMARFGFLYLNRGIWDNNQIISKTWIDESTVMNPNKYGYLWWLYEEDGVFAYLALGDGGNAICCFPEKDLVVAIASEFVINPRDRWTLIKEHIIPAVID; this comes from the coding sequence ATGCAAAGAAACTACTGGCCAACTACAGAATGGCAAGCCGTTGACCCGGCAACCTTGAGAATGGACTCTGGAAAGCTTTCAGAGCTTGAACCTATGATAAAATCCGAGTACAGCAATATAAACGGTATTGTTGTTGTGAGAAATGGATATATTGCTTATGAAAGATATTATAATGGCTATGGCCCGGATGATACGTACCATGTGGCATCTGTAACGAAAAGCATAATATCTGCCCTCATTGGTATTGCCATAGATGCAAGATATATTAAAAATGTAGACCAGAAGGTGCTGGATTTTTTTCCCGAATATGTTCCCGATGCTGCTGATAGGCAGAAACGAGAAATCACCATACGCCACCTTCTCACTATGACTGCTCCCTATCCATTTGAGGACTGGCATGAACCGCTGGACAAGATGTGTATGCAACCTGACTGGGTAAAGTATACACTGGATATGCTGGGCCAAAAAGGCAGTATTGGAGCTTTTAAGTATTCCACTGCAGGGGCGCACCTGCTTTCAGCCATCATCACTCGCAGCACAGGAAAAAGTGCCCGTGAGTTTGCCAATGAACGCTTATTTAAACCCATCGGCATGAAAGAAATCCCGGATCATGAAATGAAATCATTTGGGTTTGAGGATTTATTCGGGAAAAATGTGAAAGGATGGGTTAAAGACCCAAACAGCAACTCCACAGGGGGATGGGGACTTACGCTAATTCCCCGTGATATGGCACGTTTTGGTTTTCTATATCTGAACCGTGGTATTTGGGACAATAATCAGATTATTTCCAAGACATGGATTGACGAATCAACAGTGATGAACCCTAATAAATACGGTTATCTATGGTGGTTATACGAAGAGGATGGAGTTTTTGCATACTTAGCACTAGGCGATGGCGGCAATGCCATTTGTTGCTTTCCAGAAAAAGACCTAGTCGTAGCAATTGCATCAGAATTCGTCATTAATCCTCGTGATAGGTGGACACTGATTAAGGAACATATTATCCCGGCTGTAATAGACTAA